In one Musa acuminata AAA Group cultivar baxijiao chromosome BXJ2-5, Cavendish_Baxijiao_AAA, whole genome shotgun sequence genomic region, the following are encoded:
- the LOC135611779 gene encoding WRKY transcription factor WRKY71-like, translating into MDSRWTTLSLDLGVGLLPSPGQVSRERGSVLVEGSSSRKEEARLASTQFGDLEAELNRISEENKRLSEMVSNMLTDCVALSGGVPALPKRKRIETNTAGDDDPCKRVRADPVPNASKSYVRIDPKNTSLVVKDGYQWRKYGQKVTRDNPFPRAYFRCSFAPSCPVKKKVQRSAEDGSILVATYEGEHNHKHLAQDELYVGGIPCRPLQQRFGNQESPGFHRILVDQMASSLTKDPSFTAAIAAAISERLLQQTPVPN; encoded by the exons ATGGATTCGAGGTGGACGACTCTCAGCCTTGACCTCGGCGTCGGCCTTCTTCCGTCTCCTGGCCAAGTTTCG AGAGAGCGTGGATCAGTGCTGGTCGAAGGGAGTTCTTCGAGAAAAGAAGAGGCTCGTTTGGCGAGCACACAGTTTGGAGATTTAGAAGCCGAGCTGAACCGGATCAGTGAAGAGAACAAGAGGCTTAGTGAGATGGTCAGCAACATGCTCACGGACTGCGTTGCTCTAAGCGGCGGCGTGCCTGCGTTGCCGAAGAGGAAGAGGATCGAGACGAACACGGCAGGTGACGACGACCCATGCAAAAGAGTGAGAGCAGATCCCGTGCCCAACGCCTCGAAGTCCTACGTGCGGATCGACCCGAAGAACACGAGCTTG GTGGTGAAGGACGGATACCAGTGGAGGAAGTACGGTCAGAAGGTGACGAGAGACAACCCATTCCCCAGAGCTTACTTCAGATGCTCCTTTGCTCCTTCATGTCCTGTGAAGAAGAAG GTGCAAAGGAGTGCGGAAGACGGATCGATCTTGGTGGCCACATATGAAGGCGAGCATAACCACAAACACCTTGCGCAGGACGAACTCTACGTCGGAGGAATCCCGTGCCGGCCATTGCAGCAGCGATTCGGAAACCAGGAATCGCCGGGGTTTCACAGGATCCTGGTGGACCAGATGGCCTCGTCGTTGACGAAGGATCCAAGCTTCACGGCTGCTATCGCTGCCGCCATATCCGAGAGACTTCTGCAACAGACACCGGTTCCGAACTAG
- the LOC103985163 gene encoding bHLH transcription factor RHL1: protein MQRSGKDVQGMAAPHVALQELQNGGGGAGRDDFFDQMISGLAPAWPPGLGDPKLLFGAGVGGKAPEVASAAEGVRYVPYDESSLLASRLRQQEASRGGSSLTETSMLLQLGQHSHHQAQQQLLLQSIAQPPPAGGGDSRGFLPLPLSLGSGGSGDSGLLVDRSRDEVDAPFKSPHLTEAEGLYSNGFGGSLQRAIQAPTQQQLLHHPQNYGMGQGTRTGTAAASAPACGVTAPPRPRVRARRGQATDPHSIAERLRRERIAERMKALQELVPNGNKTDKALMLDEIIDYVKFLQLQVKVLSMSRLGGAAAVAPLVADMSSENGAGVDGVVGGDDGGMTVAENQVAKLMEEDMGSAMQYLQGKGLCLIPISLVSAISSAAACHPRPPGSGCLGQLNRPTHHAAGDAPASPTISALTVQSTNGSGTEADAPWPAGSKDGAAIP, encoded by the exons ATGCAACGGAGCGGCAAGGACGTGCAGGGGATGGCGGCGCCACACGTCGCTCTCCAGGAGCTCCAGAACGGCGGAGGCGGCGCCGGCCGCGACGACTTCTTCGATCAGATGATCTCCGGCCTCGCCCCCGCCTGGCCGCCGGGGCTGGGGGACCCCAAGTTGCTCTTCGGGGCTGGCGTCGGCGGGAAGGCGCCGGAGGTGGCGTCGGCGGCAGAGGGAGTGCGCTACGTGCCCTACGACGAGTCCTCGCTGCTGGCCTCGCGGCTCCGGCAGCAGGAGGCCAGCAGAGGTGGGAGCTCGCTGACGGAGACGTCGATGCTGCTGCAGCTGGGTCAGCACAGTCACCACCAGGCGCAGCAGCAGTTGCTCCTCCAGTCGATCGCGCAACCGCCGCCGGCCGGCGGTGGAGATTCGAGGGGCTTTCTTCCGCTGCCGCTCTCTCTCGGGAGCGGCGGTTCCGGGGATTCCGGCCTCCTCGTCGACAGATCCCGAGACGAAGTCGATGCGCCTTTCAAATCCCCCCATCTCACC GAGGCGGAGGGGCTTTACAGCAATGGATTCGGGGGATCACTCCAGCGGGCGATTCAGGCGCCTACCCAGCAGCAGCTTCTCCATCATCCCCAG AACTACGGGATGGGGCAGGGCACCAGGACGGGGACGGCGGCAGCTTCGGCACCCGCTTGCGGGGTCACGGCGCCGCCGAGGCCGAGGGTGAGGGCGAGGCGAGGGCAGGCGACGGATCCACATAGCATTGCTGAAAGA CTTCGGAGGGAGAGAATCGCGGAGAGGATGAAAGCCCTGCAGGAGTTGGTGCCCAACGGCAATAAG ACGGACAAGGCATTGATGCTGGATGAGATCATCGACTACGTCAAGTTCCTCCAGCTCCAAGTCAAG GTCTTGAGCATGAGCAGGTTGGGCGGAGCGGCGGCGGTTGCGCCCCTCGTGGCTGATATGTCTTCAGAG AACGGGGCGGGAGTCGATGGCGTGGTGGGCGGCGACGACGGCGGCATGACGGTGGCGGAGAACCAGGTGGCGAAGCTGATGGAGGAGGACATGGGGTCGGCGATGCAGTACCTCCAGGGGAAAGGTCTCTGCCTCATACCCATCTCCCTCGTCTCGGCGATCTCCTCGGCCGCCGCCTGCCATCCCCGGCCTCCTGGCTCCGGCTGCCTCGGCCAGCTCAACCGCCCGACGCATCATGCAGCTGGCGACGCACCTGCATCGCCGACCATCTCCGCGCTGACAGTGCAGTCCACTAACGGCAGCGGCACGGAAGCCGACGCCCCATGGCCGGCCGGGAGCAAGGACGGAGCCGCCATTCCTTGA
- the LOC135612666 gene encoding sister chromatid cohesion protein PDS5 homolog C-like yields the protein MASKEKDLEDRLREVGSRLASPPSAVDELLPLLDQTESLLSRVDQSPTQSMSNALRPSMKALVVKELLGHSDIDVKVAVASCVSEITRITAPEAPYEDDLMKEVFQRIVQAFENLDDVSSRSFPKRVSVLETVAKVRSCVVMLDLECDSLITEMFRHFLKTIRPNHSEKIFSSMETIMTLVLDESEDISPELILCLLDSVKSYNKDMLPVARRLGEKVISKCAGKLKPYLVELSESTGMPLNTYGEVVASICQECLDSVEQNDVDDSKQSERTVSDELVQGSDKMEQEVNCPEEVTSTEKSPKSVMSNGTVRMGNGGSTTEPSSPKQEPEPSCPGDQSKRANASNRDMSVNLEPVAGKPDAISDVKPKKTRGKQTTLSDLRNSGDHCSDSIGKEVPGKHDLVSLSGADSGAVKDALPAEAEIPVATRRKRGRPSTKLAATRHDDGAVAAPSASPLQQKVSEMGEKAISSKDSNLQKESDGITGPEDIEESPIGTGDSEEKSRRQQNRKSSTSKTEREDSSQKSGTLKNKQQDNLKAKKDKAGEPILKETVSSLRSAAKSPKDQGILEESAKTKSGRKREHGGREISETPTVNKELDGGLVGSRIRVWWPMDKKFYNGVVDSYDHASKKHKIVYTDGDVEILLMKKERWEFLKDDNKNDMEQAKDSSNSDAASEESKSKRMKTSSSSNPKETNTETPTKSGKPSGSRRKGRPRKAGVLNLDDGPSSSSKANEKATSRSKDEGSKSDVKLKDDAKSTVDKADKSTSKTGSQKKDNVHKFIRNSIGGTPKSASKLMDDTVSAVSKVRKDTSKSKSSEDSPKTGQKLRGTTSPTTGSESEANIDFEKGKAKVRESETVAELPSCATPKAPESEASAGKKRKRRGQT from the exons CAACACAATCAATGTCAAATGCGCTTAGGCCCTCAATGAAAGCACTGGTGGTTAAGGAGCTCCTGGGACATTCAGATATTGATGTCAAAGTGGCTGTTGCTTCTTGCGTCAGTGAAATCACAAGAATAACAGCTCCAGAGGCTCCATATGAAGATGATCTAATGAAG GAGGTGTTTCAGAGGATTGTTCAAGCCTTTGAAAATTTGGATGATGTGTCAAGCCGTTCATTTCCAAAGAGAGTTTCTGTTCTCGAAACTGTTGCAAAAGTTCGGTCGTGTGTTGTGATGTTGGATCTTGAATGTGATTCTTTAATTACAGAAATGTTCCGACATTTCCTAAAGACAATAAG GCCAAATCATTCGGAAAAGATATTTTCTTCAATGGAAACCATTATGACACTTGTATTAGACGAGAGTGAAGATATATCGCCTGAATTAATTTTATGCCTTCTGGATAGTGTAAAGAGTTATAACAAA GATATGTTGCCAGTTGCACGCAGACTAGGGGAGAAAGTTATCAGTAAGTGTGCTGGGAAATTAAAACCTTATCTTGTGGAATTATCTGAATCCACTGGcatgcctttaaacacatatggcGAAGTTGTAGCCTCTATATGCCAAGAATGTTTGGATAGCGTTGAGCAAAATGAC GTAGATGACAGCAAACAGTCTGAAAGAACTGTGTCTGATGAATTGGTTCAG ggcTCTGATAAAATGGAACAGGAAGTTAATTGCCCTGAAGAAGTAACTTCTACTGAGAAATCACCAAAATCAGTGATGAGCAATGGTACTGTCCGGATGGGTAATGGCGGATCAACAACAGAACCTTCTTCTCCAAAGCAGGAGCCTGAACCTTCTTGTCCTGGTGATCAATCCAAAAGGGCGAATGCATCCAACAGGGATATGTCGGTTAACTTGGAGCCTGTGGCTGGAAAGCCAGATGCCATCTCAGATGTTAAACCCAAGAAAACTAGGGGCAAGCAAACTACCTTGTCTGATTTGAGAAATAGCGGTGATCATTGTTCTGACTCGATTGGAAAAGAAGTACCTGGTAAACATGACTTGGTGTCTCTATCTGGAGCAGATAGTGGAGCTGTTAAAGATGCATTGCCAGCGGAAGCAGAGATCCCTGTTGCAACTCGGCGTAAACGAGGCAGACCTAGTACAAAACTAGCTGCAACAAGGCATGATGACGGTGCAGTAGCTGCACCATCTGCTTCCCCTTTGCAACAGAAGGTATCTGAGATGGGGGAAAAAGCTATATCTTCCAAAGATTCTAACTTACAGAAGGAATCTGATGGTATCACTGGTCCTGAAGACATTGAAGAATCACCAATTGGTACAGGAGACTCAGAGGAAAAATCCCGAAGGCAGCAAAATAGAAAAAGTTCAACAAGTAAGACTGAACGTGAAGATTCATCTCAAAAATCGGGAACATTAAAAAATAAACAGCAGGACAACCTCAAAGCCAAAAAAGATAAAGCTGGAGAACCAATTTTGAAG GAAACAGTTTCATCCTTAAGGTCTGCTGCAAAATCACCTAAAGATCAAGGCATCTTGGAGGAGAGTGCTAAAACTAAATCTGGTAGGAAGCGTGAACATGGTGGCAGAGAG ATTTCTGAAACACCAACTGTCAACAAAGAGCTAGACGGTGGTCTTGTTGGCTCCAGAATCAGGGTATGGTGGCCAATGGATAAGAA attttataaTGGTGTTGTTGATTCTTATGATCATGCTTCCAAAAAGCACAAG ATTGTCTATACTGATGGAGATGTAGAGATATTATTGATGAAGAAAGAACGCTGGGAGTTTCTTAAGgatgataacaaaaatgatatg GAGCAAGCAAAAGATTCTAGTAATTCTGATGCTGCTTCAGAAGA GTCAAAAAGCAAAAGAATGAAAACAAGTTCAAGTTCCAACCCCAAGGAAACAAATACAGAGACACCTACAAAAAG TGGCAAACCATCCGGCAGTCGCCGTAAAGGTAGACCACGGAAAGCTGGTGTTTTGAACCTTGATGATGGTCCCAGCTCATCAAGTAAGGCAAACGAGAAGGCAACAAGCAGATCCAAAGATGAGGGTTCTAAATCTGATGTAAAGCTTAAGGATGACGCCAAGTCCACAGTTGATAAGGCTGATAAGTCTACCTCTAAAACTGGAAGTCAGAAAAAGGATAATGTTCACAAGTTCATCAGAAATTCCATTGGTGGCACTCCTAAATCAGCCAGCAAGTTAATGGATGATACTGTTAGTGCTGTCAGCAAGGTAAGAAAGGATACTTCAAAAAGTAAATCTAGTGAAGACAGCCCAAAGACAGGCCAGAAATTGAGGGGCACCACCTCTCCAACAACTGGTAGTGAATCAGAAGCGAATATTGATTTTGAGAAGGGGAAAGCTAAGGTTCGAGAGTCTGAGACAGTGGCAGAGTTGCCGTCATGTGCAACACCCAAGGCACCAGAGAGTGAAGCTTCGGCTGGGAAGAAGCGCAAGAGAAGGGGCCAAACTTGA